The genomic stretch acgttgtggttcatgttcgtaggtagattagatctatatcgaaaaccctaaaccacgtaaaatatgcaaaccaaattagagagcgtctaacttgtttttgcagggtttggtgatgtgatatggccataatgtgatgatgaatatgtatgagatgatcattattgtattgtggcaaccggcaggagccttatggttgtctttaaatttcatgttgagtagtatttcaaagtagttgtaatagttgctacatggaggacaatcatgaagacggcgccattgactttggtgcttcgccgacgatgatggagatcatgcccgaagatgatggagatcatgtccgtgctttggagatgaagatcaaaggcgcaaagacaaaagggccatatcatatcacatatgaactgcatgtgatgttaatccttttatgcatcttattttgcttagatcgcgacggtagcattataagatgatccctcactaaaatctcaagataataaagtgttcatccttagtagcaccgttgccaagacttgtcgtttcgaagcatctcgtgatgatcgggtgcgatagaatcaacaagtgcatacaacgggtgcaagccagttttgcacatgcggatactaaggtggccttgacgagcctagcatgtacagacatggtctcggaacacgtgataccgaaaggtagagcatgaatcatatgattgatatgatgaacactttgagtgttcgccattaaaattacaccttgtctcgtgatgatcggactattgtgtaatggatttggttcatgtgatcactaagacaatgcgagggatattgttttgagtgggagttcacctagatttttaattatgttgaattaaaatttgaactcaatttgtcataaacttagtctaaactattgcaaatatatgttgtagagatggcgtccccaatcaattttaaccagttcctagagaaagaaaagcttaagagcaacggtagcaacttcaccgactcggttccgtcatgtgaggatcttcctctccggcggaaatctgcaatatgtgcttgatgcaccgctaggtgaccctcctgcgaaactgaaaccgatgaagtaaaagccgtttacgagactcggaaaactcggtactctcaagttcggtgtgccatcctgtgcgatctggaatccgatcttcaaaaacgttttgagcaccacgatcctcatgagttgatgaatgagctgaaagctatttttgagactcatgcggccgtggaatgctatgaagcatcgaaacatttcttcagctgtatgatggaagaaggcagctccattagtgagcacatgctcgccatgaccgggcatgcgaagaaactcggtgacttgggaatagtgattcctaacgagtcggggattaatcgtgtccttcaatcactgccaccaagttacaagaactttgtgatgaactacaatatgcaaaacatgaacaaggagttacctgaactctttggcatgctaaaagctgctgagattgagatcaagaaagagcaccaagtgttgatggtcaacaagaccaccagtttcaagaaacagggcaagtctaagggaaaattcaagaagggtggcaagaaagctgccacgcctcctatgaaacctaagaacggccctaagcccgatgctcgagtgctattaccgcaaggagaagggacactggaagcgtaattgctccaagtatttggcggatctcgaagagcggccttgtcaagaagaagaaagaaggtatatccgatatacatgttatagatgtttgtctcacttggttctcgttctagtacctgggtatttgataccggttcggttgctcatatttgtaactcgaaacaggaactaaagaataaacgaagactaccgaaagatgaagtgacgatgcgcgttggaaatggatccaaagtcgatgtgatcgctgtcggcacacttcctctacatctaccttcgggattagttttaagcctaaataattgttattttgtacccgcgttgagcatgaacattatatctggatcttgtttaatgcaagacggttattcattcaagtccgagaataatggttgttctatttttatgaataatatcttttatggtcgagcacccgaaaagaatggcttatttccgttagatctcgatagtagtgatacgcatatacataacattgatgctaagcgaattaaattgaatgataattctacttatatgtggcactcgtcgtcttggtcatattggagtgaagcgcatgaagaaactccataccgatggattacttgaatcacttgactttgagtcacttgatagatgcgaagcatgtctaatgggaaaaatgactaaaactccattttctcggtatgatggagcgagctaccgacttattggaaatcatacataccgatgtgtgcggaccaatgagtgtagcatcgcgcggtggttatcgttatgttctaaccttcacgagatgatccgagtagatatgggtatatctatttcatgaaacataaatccgaaacttttgagaagtttaaggaattccaaagtgaagtagaaaatcaacgtaacaagaagattaaatttctacgatctgatcgcggaggtgaatatccgagttatgagtttggcatgcatttaaagaaatgcggaatactttcacaattgacaccgccgggaacaccacaacgaaacggtgtgtccgaacgtcgtaatcgaactctcttagatatggttcgttctatgatgtctcttactgatttgccgttatcattttggagttatgcattagagacagccgcattcactttaaatagagcaccatcaaaatccgtagaaacgacaccgtatgaattatggtttaataagaaacctaagtctgtcgttccttaaagtttggggttgcgaagcctatgtaaaaaagttacaaccggacaagctagaacccaaagcggagaaatgcgtcttcataggataccctaaggaaactatagggtacactttctatcacagatccgaaggcaaaatctttgttgctaagaacggaacttttcttgagaaagaatttctcactaaagaagtgattggaagaaaagtagaactcaatgagattaatgaatctatactcgttgatcagaatagcgcagtaccggaagttgtacctgtaccgcctacaccggcaacagaggaagctaatgataatgatcatgaaacttcgaacgaggaaactaccgaacctcgcggatcgacaagggaacgtgccactcccgattggtatgatccttgtctaaatgtcatgattgtggataacaatgatgaggaccctgcgacgtatgaagaagcgatgatgagcccgagattccaacaaatggcaagaagccatgaaatccgaaatgggatccatgtatgataacaaagtatggactttggtagacttacacgatagccgaaaggtctgtcgagaataaatggatcttcaaaagaaaaacagatgtcgatggtaatattactgtctataaagctcgacttgtcgcaaagggtttccgacaaattcaaggagttgactacgatgagactttctcacctgtagcgaagctaaaatctgtgaggattttgttagcaatagctgcatttttcgattatgagatttggcgagatggatgtcaaaacggtgttccttaatggagacattgaggaagagttgtatatggtacaacccaaaggttttgtcgatcctaaaaatgtcgacaaagtatgcaaacttcagcgttcaatctatggactgaagcaagcatcaagaagttggaaccgacgctttgataaggtgatcaaagacttcgggtttatacgagtgtcatggagaggcctgtatttacaagaaagtgagtgggagctctgtagcattcctgatattatatgtagatgacatattattgattgggaatgatatagaactattaagcagtgtaaaaggttatttgaataacagtttttcaatgaaagaccttggtgaagcatcaagatttatagagatagatcaagacgcctaatagggctatcacagagtacatacctggacaagattctaaagaagtttagaatggacgaaagtaagaaagggtttttacctatgttaccgggcaaggtcttgagtaagactcaaggaccggctacggcgaagaaagagaaaggatgaatcggatcccctatgcttcggcgagtaggctctattatgtatgccatgctatgtacaagaccggatatagcgcatgctcgttagtttgactagcgagatatcaaagtgatccaggagtgaaacactcggacagcggtcaagaatatctcgaagtacttgaaaagaactaaggatatgtttctttgttatggaggtgaccaagagctcgttgtaacaagttacaccgatgcaagttggaacaccgatcccgatgactctaagtcacggtccgggtacgtgtttatattgaatggtgctttgcgataggctgggcaagctcgaagcggtgcacggtggcgaagtcttcaacggaatcggagtacatagcggctccggaggcttcatcgaagcggtatggatgaagaggttcattgtagagctcggtgtggttcctagtgcattggacccactagtcatatacttgtgacaacatgggtgccatcgccaatgcacaagaaccaaggtcacacaagaggctgaagcatatcaagctgcgttaccactcgattcgcgagtacatcgaagatggagaagtaaagatttgcaaagtacacaccgatccgaatgtagcagatccgttgactaaagctctccctagggcaaagcatgaccaacaccagaatgccatgggtgttaggttccttacaatgtaatctagattattgactctagtgcaagtgggagactgttggagatatacccaagaggcaataataaaagtggttattatatatcttatgtttatgataaatgtttatataccatgctataattgtattaaccgaaacattgatacatgtgtgatatgtaaacaacaaagagtccctagtatgcctcttaactagcttgttgattaatggatgattagtttcataatcatgaacattggatgttattaataacaaggttatatcattgtatgaatgatgtaatggatacacccatattaagcgtagcataagatctcgtcattaagttatttgctataagctttcgatacatagttacctagtccttatgaccatgagatcatgtaaatcacttataccggaaaggtactttgattacaccaaacgccactgcgtaaatgggtggttataaaggtgggattaagtatccggaaagtatgagttgaggcatatggatcaacgagtgggatttgtccatcccgatgacggatagatatactctgggccctctcggtggaatgtcgtctaatgtcttgcaagcatatgaataagttcataagagaccacataccacggtacgagtaaagagtacttgtcgggagacgaggttgaacaaggtatagagtgataccgaagatcaaacctcggacaagtaaaatatcgcgagacaaagggaattggtattgtatgtgaatggttcattcgatcactaaagtcatcgttgaatatgtgggagccattatggatctccggatcccgctattggttattggtcggagtgagtactcaaccatgtccgcatagttcacgaaccgtagggtgacacacttaaagttggatgttgaaatggtagtatttgaatatggaatggagttcgaatatttgttcggagtcccggatgagatcccggacatcacgaggagttccggaatggtccggagaataagattcatatataggatgtcattttatgtgaataaaatgtcgcggaaggttctatggaaggttctagaaggttctagaaaagtccggaagaaaccaccaaggaaggtggagtccacatgggactccacctccatggccggccaaccctagtgggggaggagtcccaagtggactccaccttaggggccggccacccccccatatgggaggtggaactcccacctttggtgggagtcctagcttggctaggtttccccctcctatggaaggtttttggttcgggtcttattcgaagacttgaacaccaactcttggggttccacctatataatgaggggcataggggagggggccggccacactaaagccacaaggtggccgcaccccttgaggccggccaccccttcccaaaccctagccgccccctcctccatagctcccgcgtgctttagcgaagctccgccggagttctccaccgccaccgacaccacgccgtcgtgtctgtcggattcaagaggagctactacttccgctgcccgctggaacgggaggtggacgtcgtcttcatcaacaaccgaacgtgtgaccgagtacggaggtgctgcccgttcgtggcgccggaaccgatcgtgatcaagatcttctacgcgcttttgcaagcggcaagtgaacgtctaccgcagcaacaagagcctcatcttgtaggctttggaatctcttcaagggcgagactcgataccccctcgttgctaccgtcttctagattgcatcttggcttggattgcgtgttcgcggtaggaaaatatttgttttctatgctacgttatcctacacgacCACCCCGTCGCGTAGGCCGGGCCGACGAGCTCGCTACCCACGTAGCACGAACACGCCACCCAAGCCTTGCTAGACCATGACCACACCCCATGGAGTCATCGCTGCAAGAccatccgaggccgccgcctcggcgcacGTCAACCGTCCGGGGCCGTCGCCCCGGCTTCCACCACCCTCGACAACAAGGCAACCGAGCACAACTACCACGCATCTACCACACCACGAGGAACACGGACTCCAAaagcggcgccttcaagaaggtagcggcacagtgtgtcgccgccgcccgctccaaggagcagaggttttcacccggagaacgcAAGAACTTGCGACAGCGGGAGACCAAGCTCCCCGATGAAGCCCTCAACAGGGAAATATGGTACCCAGGGGCACCACCGACATCGGCACCAATTGGTGCGAGGCTTTCGCCTGGAGAGTCGATGCTGTCGGCATGCGCAACGCAGGCCCTAGCAGTAGGCGTAGCCAGCCGAGCATGGGACCTCGACGCCGTCCACCAAACACTCACCATTCGCCTGAGAAGCGCATCCTGGCCAGACTGCTGCAGAGGCAGCAGATCCGGCCGCCGACCGCTGAGCCGCCGGGAGCCCAGGCCACCAACCGACATCGCCTTGGAACAGGCCCGCCGAAGCCCAGATCGAGCCCGACCGCGGCAGACCCCGGGCCTCAGGTCCCTCCCCATCCAGACTGCGCCATGGCCGGGCGAAGTCGGCCAGCGAGCAGGAGGCTGCAGCGAGGCCGGCGAGGGGCGCAGGAGGGGCGGGCGACGGCCCCCGGGGCCCGGCACGACATCTTCCCTCCGAGACGAGCGCGCGAGAACCCGAGAGGCAtagggcctcgccgcccccttCATCGGCGGCGGACGGCTTAGCCGCCGGCGGCCTCGGGAGACAACGAGGGAGCGGGGCGGGGGGCTAAGGTGGCGACGGCGGGGGGCTAGGGTTGGGCTCCCCTGTCGCCTGGAGGAGGCGACCGAGGGGAGCGGGCTGGTCCTCTCTCTCTTTCCTTTGTCACATATTGTCACCTGCACATAATAGGAGAGAGAGTGGATTTCCTAATTTAAATGCAAATAAACGGTGGCTACATGCACGGGACGCCACATTTCCGTCTAGGCTGCAGATTTTTCACTTGCGGTCGTCAGCACATCCTTGAGCAGCCTATCAAAGTTGGCCAACGACCTGCCGCCAGGTTGCGTCGTTGCACGAAGACCGACCTCTTTCCATTCCATTGCCTTCCCTTTCATCTCCTTCCCTAGCTCGCCTCCCATCGCCTCCCTTATCCTCGCCTCCACCACCTCCCGGCGCACGTCGTCGCCGACCTCCATCCCGACGCCCCACTCCACGCACGCGTAGCGGGTGTTGGTCTGCTGCTCGGCGAAGAAGGGCCAGCACAGCATAGGCACACCGGCGCTCAGCCCCTCCATCGTCGAGTTCCATCCGCAGTGCGTCAGGAACACGCCGACCGCCTCGTGCCGCAGCACCGCCTCCTGCTCACACCAGCTCGTCAGGAGGCACCTGCCCTTGGTCGCCTCCAGGAAGTCGGGAGGCAGTGTGGCAGAAGCGGCGGCGCCGCCCTTCGCCAGCAGGTCGTTCCTCACGATCCATAGGAAGTCGTAGCCGCAGTTGGCCAGCCCCCACGCGAACTCCACCAGCTCTTGGCTGGACATAGTGGTTACGCTGCCGTAGTTGACGTACACCACGGAACGGGGCTCCCTGCCGTGGAGCCACTCGAGGCAGGAGCGGTCTTCTTTCCAGAGGCTGGAGCGTGTCGTGGCGAGAGGGCCGCCGCCGTCGGGGAGGAGCTGCTCGGCGAGGAAGTTGAGCGGGCCGATGGTGTAGATCGGCGGGAGGATGTCGCGCATGGCGTCCAGCGCCGGCTGCTCGAGCTCGTCGAAGGTGTTGAGGACGATGGCGGCCGCCCGGTCCGACTGCTCCACCTCGTGCATCAGGAAGTTGAGCAGGATGCCGTCGCGGTCCGTCGTGCAGATGAAGGAGGGGAAGTCTCGGAGGCGCATGTGCTTGCTCATCCCGGGAGCCGGCGTCACCGGCGTATCCAAGTACCCGTTCGTCAGCTGCTCTTCATCTGCTCAAATTAACGTACCGACATCAGTATCTCTGACGGTGACGAGATGATGTCACGATAAAGGAGGACCTTGGGTAGGAGTGTCTAATACGTACGTACCTTTGAGAGGAGAGAGGCCCTCGTCCATGAGGAATCGGAAGTTGCGGTAACCCATGTAGCCGCAGGCGCTGGCGGTCCAGAAGAGCGCGCACGGcacgcccaccgccgccgccgcgtccacgCAGAAGCTCATGAGGTTGTCCCCCATGACGCAGGTCACCGGCGGCACCCCAGCTGTGCCGTTGAGGTCCTGAAGCAGCTTCTTGAAGTGGGGAAGGCAGGTGGTCATGGTGTAGTAGCAGAGAGACTCCGGGTGCTGCGTGGCGTCGGCGACGTCGGACGGGGGGAGGCCGTCGGGAATGGTGGCGAACCGGAAGTCCGAgaggccggcgacggcggcggggccgcGGGAGTGGACGAGGCGGCGGTGATTGTACTCGGTGTTGACGAAGGTGACGTAGAAGCCCTTGCAGTGGAGGATCTTGGCCAGCTTCATCATCGGCGTGACGTGCCCCTGCGAAGGAAACGGCAGGCACACCACGTGGGGCTTCTCATCGGCCGGAGCAGCAGCCATGTCGCCGCCCGCCGGAATCTTAGACATGCAGGTCAAAGATTGCAACTGCGTTGGCTGCAAGAGAAAAATGCGATCTTCCTGCTTATAGTGGCAATGAGAAGGTATATATAGGTGCGGGCATGCGGCTAGCGATTAGTCCAAGTGAAAACCGAACGATGCCCAGCCTTATGTGGACGTGAGAAAAAAATCTGACTAGGCGTCGAATTTAGTGTCCACGTCAACAACTGATCAACTCTTAGAATCTCATTGTTTTTGTCTCAAGCTCTGCCACTAGCTATGGGCGAAGAAACTTCAAGCCACGACGTTTACACCAATGCGAGAAGAGAGGCGTGCTACTTTTCTTTTCTCATGTCTGTGATGCCATCACTAGAACGCACCTGTACCACCCGCGTCTTCGCGTCCCGGACTTATCACATCCATTGGCTGCTTTTTTCTTTCGCGCAAAATGCGTGCTATATTTCTATAGAAGAATAAGAATATATTTACAAGAAGCTAAGAGTATCTCCAAGAGCCTTTGTATCTTTCGAGTTAGAATTGCTACAAATTTAAAATATAGCAATTTGCTCTAAAAAAAAGTTGCTCCAAATAGTCTTTGTATAACTGGTTTTCACACGTAAAATTATGGATTTGATTATTTCTTAGTCAACTCGGAACTAacttccactagtggaaaacggggcaataggcccggtccatttgggcctttagacccggttcccgaaccgggaccaactaggcgggactaagggagtgcagctttagtcccggttcaaaggtaaaccgggcctaaaggcctcaacacgtggtgcgaccagggagctcgcgctggaagggctttggtcccggttcgtggtacgaaccgggcctatgtttctctgccgccgatttctctgccgcggcacagatttgggctgtaccagcgtttctctgccgcggcagagaaacagtctgtttcccttgccgcggcagagtttcagcaatgcatatatatatcattcaagaaaccacaaaaaatcgtcatgaatatatatagacatcgtcaacggtagacgacatagtcaacacaagtacacgtaatgcatgcatatttacaatacaacttttcctgaacgaatatcctccgccgtcacgatcttccgatagtgctctccacctggggtaaggacctcggtaataaagaatcccgcgatttcctcttgaattgcttttatttgatccgctgttatgagagtgtcccgcaggcgtgtcatctatatttaaaaaaggagatcaatatatgaatggaactcaatacaatagatggtactaattaagattaattgtgaaaatttgttatcgtacacgagtgtggtgtatttggggatccccacccttgggacagagccatgtcacgcatgaaggtgcagacgtagtatccacataagttattcccttgttcctgcctcatacactttacgaaaaaatagttcgatcaaactaataatcaagcatcgtattgaaagtaaatatcatatataaagtttcacggacatagctatatatatagtactacttacagggtaatctctaaatgtaagctccggtttccattcacccggaacagtattgatgaaccgtttccaagccctgcccggcaaaaaataatgagtaaatgagtaattgattagttgatgatatcttcgaattagagcagatgaagatgccaatacgaaattgattgaaactacctctggaggatggcagccatgtccgcccattccgcatattcacagtacgtttcgagtccatgacgtttacgactccaaggtgaagatcaatgattaggagaataaaatggaaagcgcacaagcatagctcaatgattacaagaataaagtggaaggtgcacaagcataatgtatgttatatataacactcacttgaagttgtagggaaagaatatatcctctttgtctgcttgcttctctaaaaacattacgatgttgtcctttgtgtccttggcgaagtctcgaaccgtaacttcatgaactgtgtttgggtctatgaaccccagcggtaggagcttgcctcttttgtattccagcttcttcattctgcataattaaatgtatagcgtacacaaagaatataatgaggataattgttagtgcaaatgaatgagctacaaacttaattacacaaataaatcacttacgagcagtagcaaccgatgacagctttgtcgagggcgtcttgattgaataatcgAAACGATTCGCAtaactcaatgtttatctcgtcttcccccggaagtaatgctcatctctaagatacaccgtgatgtaggtttcacttcttcgacaggctttcgagtaccggtcatgcaaccttcgcatccgagtccctagacgcgcgagctcgctcgggtttgacgagatcttttccgtatctatacgtgtttaccacttgagccgttggatagtaatcttcgtactcaaccgatgctccccgagctctagccgcccgttcgatcatcgatgccgtctccggatcatgatatggctccacgatgaagtggggtgcggcctcgaatgtcctgctgtccaagctgggcgacttttttgcttctttgctcgctctagaggactgtccaagagagcggtcataatcagctctcagctcaggtctcttcattctcgtctcggcaaagtgcttcaccgtctcgcggtcgaataaacaccttcttcggcgcaagaaacgccttttgctcttcgagtctgctcatgtggtaacaactgcggagtctgtgccctcattggagttgatgatctattcggagccgtaggaggtgccgcggacagcttcctcttttgcttaagtggaggcggcggagtctccgacgaggaggaggaggaggcggcggagtattttcacgcggagcgagactggtcatggataggggaatcatcatcgcgcacgggagaatcatcacgcggaggagactcgaggtggcggaggaggcggaggtggcatgcttgttggcttctcacctggaaacacaatgttctccttccgccattgcacggtggttctacgggcttctcccagcttctttgatttccccatcttcaccgcggggtgctcaagcaccaacccctcataagctgtcatcacttcatccaccatcacaacgaagcaaagtcgtcttggaccgaacggcaatggtaagaccttgtaggtaagaggatgccgaccgccgccttgaaggataggttgaaaactttaacatgcagctcacaaggacggctctcggtgagatcatccacgggggtagcgaggaggctcgaccacctggtcatcatcatcatcatcattatccactcgtcgagaggaagccacgctgcttttccggtgtggttgagattgcgcgcgggcgatggcattgagcaagTGCAGGATCTAcggcctgcccccgagccatccgagatgtaagtacttgggttaccatggttaattgggcttgcatggtgctcataccctcctctaagttagccgagcggtctgtttcccttgccttcctcctctcatggcttttatcgaggaaatctcttcctttccgcaggaaagccatacttccacggaacggagcccgccgtgcctcgtgttcgtccgccgtgttctttgttcccaagggcgcgtgtcggctcatcgttctctctttcgggctggaacaaccccgcctccacgtccctatgtgctttttccagggcatcaatgggaaccttcggatgagctttcttatagatgcacttccccgtttccggatccaacgttcccccaatcccgtagaaccactccttgcaccgttcgatccaaccgtgtgtccctaatctgatcccttatcGGTCGggctccgcctcagctgcctcgccacttaggacggttagccctgtatccacctggacctgcgaatttggtgatatagc from Lolium rigidum isolate FL_2022 chromosome 4, APGP_CSIRO_Lrig_0.1, whole genome shotgun sequence encodes the following:
- the LOC124650133 gene encoding 7-deoxyloganetin glucosyltransferase-like, encoding MSKIPAGGDMAAAPADEKPHVVCLPFPSQGHVTPMMKLAKILHCKGFYVTFVNTEYNHRRLVHSRGPAAVAGLSDFRFATIPDGLPPSDVADATQHPESLCYYTMTTCLPHFKKLLQDLNGTAGVPPVTCVMGDNLMSFCVDAAAAVGVPCALFWTASACGYMGYRNFRFLMDEGLSPLKDEEQLTNGYLDTPVTPAPGMSKHMRLRDFPSFICTTDRDGILLNFLMHEVEQSDRAAAIVLNTFDELEQPALDAMRDILPPIYTIGPLNFLAEQLLPDGGGPLATTRSSLWKEDRSCLEWLHGREPRSVVYVNYGSVTTMSSQELVEFAWGLANCGYDFLWIVRNDLLAKGGAAASATLPPDFLEATKGRCLLTSWCEQEAVLRHEAVGVFLTHCGWNSTMEGLSAGVPMLCWPFFAEQQTNTRYACVEWGVGMEVGDDVRREVVEARIREAMGGELGKEMKGKAMEWKEVGLRATTQPGGRSLANFDRLLKDVLTTASEKSAA